The following proteins are co-located in the Eleginops maclovinus isolate JMC-PN-2008 ecotype Puerto Natales chromosome 1, JC_Emac_rtc_rv5, whole genome shotgun sequence genome:
- the selenok gene encoding selenoprotein K codes for MVYVSNGQVLDSRLQSPWRLSLLVDYFWGAVDFIGLFFKSLINPDVKKDGSGGLSRFSDGRGPPGPPGGRKRMGRINHGAGPSSPPMGGGG; via the exons ATGGTGTACGTGTCGAACG GTCAGGTACTGGACAGCAGGTTACAGTCACCATGGCGACTGTCCCTGCTGGTCGACTACTTCTGGGGAGCAGTGGATTTTATCGGCCTGTT TTTTAAGTCGTTGATAAACCCTGACGTAAAAAAGGATGGAAGCGGTGGTTTGTCACGCTTCAGTGATGGCCGAGG TCCTCCAGGCCCCCCTGGTGGCAGGAAACGAATGGGAAGAATAAACCATGGTGCAGGGCCCAGCTCTCCACcaatgggaggaggaggatga
- the actr8 gene encoding actin-related protein 8 isoform X1: MTQAEKEQDNGKEKEKERDKEKEKEQQRGVKRPIAPPAIPDPLQEQIQSNFIIVIHPGSRTLRIGRATDTLPITIPHVIARRHKQTGQPKYEDAWLLRDGLNKAESNEQRQNGLKMVEQAIWSKKMSNGVRRTPVSAEQARSYNCQIRPAVLDSSSRVKWTHTGHQPPHLVGEEALYVNPSDCYNIHWPIVRGQLNVHAGPGGSLTAVLADLETIWSHVIQKQLEIPLKDLKYYRCILLVPDIYNRPHIKEVVNMLLLNMGFSAIIVHQESVCATFGSGCSSACVVDVGDHKTSLCCVEDGVSHRNSRLCLAYGGSDVTRTFFWLLQRAGFPYRDCQLSSRLDCQLLQNLKETFCHLNQVCVCHLCVLEKDISGLKDHEFQTRFPEAPALLYQVRLGDEKLQASMGLFYPTTFGIVGQKMTSLQYRSQGDSEDPHDEHYLLATQSKQDQSSKSAADRKGISRPGMGLDGEMSAHSGIGEPSDLGRGCGSGGSGAGGMKGETEFGTAQGECLMGAGELEEPLSAHLSRKTAIMSQFESKALGLDKAILHSIDCCASDETKRKMYSSILVVGGGLMFHGAQEFLLHRIINKMPPSFRRLVDNVEVITRPKDMDPRLISWKGGAVLACLDTTQEMWIHQREWQRFGVRMLRERAAFVW, encoded by the exons ATGACTCAGGCTGAGAAAGAGCAGGACAACgggaaggagaaagaaaaagaaagggacaaggagaaagagaaggagcaACAACGCGGGGTGAAAAGACCCATCGCTCCCCCTGCCATCCCGGATCCCCTTCAGGAG cAAATACAGAGCAATTTTATCATTGTAATTCATCCTGGTTCAAGGACACTCCGCATTGGGCGAGCTACGGACACACTTCCCATTACAATTCCTCATGTGATCGCTCGCAGACACAAGCAAACTGGACAGCCCAAATATGAAGATGCCTGGTTGTTGAGAGATGGTCTAAAT AAAGCAGAGAGTAATGAGCAGAGACAGAATGGACTCAAAATGGTTGAACAGGCCATCTGGTCCAAGAAGATGTCCAATGGAGTGCGGAGGACACCGGTGTCCGCTGAACAG gcCAGGTCTTATAACTGTCAGATCCGTCCGGCAGTACTGGACAGCAGCTCCAGGGTCAAGTGGACCCACACCGGCCACCAGCCTCCTCATCTGGTGGGAGAGGAG GCTCTTTATGTAAATCCATCTGACTGTTACAACATCCACTGGCCTATAGTCAGAGGTCAGCTTAATGTGCATGCCGGTCCCGGAGGCTCACTGACCGCCGTCCTGGCTGACCTCGAGACGATCTGGAGTCATGTTATTCAGAAGCAACTCGAGATCCCCCTTAAAGACCTAAAG TATTACAGATGCATCCTGCTGGTCCCCGACATCTACAACAGGCCGCACATCAAAGAAGTTGTCAACATGCTGCTGCTTAATATGGGCTTCTCAG CGATCATCGTGCACCAGGAGTCGGTGTGTGCTACATTTGGCAGTGGGTGCAGTAGTGCTTGTGTGGTGGATGTTGGCGACCACAAGACCAGTCTGTGCTGTGTAGAGGATGGAGTTTCCCACCGAAATTCCAG ACTGTGTTTGGCATATGGCGGCTCAGATGTGACCCGCACTTTCTTCTGGCTCCTGCAGAGGGCGGGCTTTCCTTACAGAGACTGTCAGCTGTCCAGCAGACTGGACTGTCAGCTCCTGCAAAACCTCAAGGAGACCTTCTGCCATCTGaaccaagtgtgtgtttgtcatctgtgtgttttagagAAG GACATATCAGGACTAAAAGATCATGAATTTCAGACACGTTTCCCAGAAGCCCCAGCTCTTCTCTATCAGGTTCGACTAGGGGATGAGAAATTACAG GCATCCATGGGTCTTTTCTACCCAACCACATTTGGCATCGTAGGTCAGAAGATGACATCACTTCAGTACCGTTCCCAAGGCGATTCGGAGGATCCTCATGATGAACACTACCTGCTGGCTACACAGAGCAAACAGGACCAG TCCTCCAAATCTGCTGCAGACCGGAAGGGTATTTCCAGGCCCGGTATGGGTCTGGATGGTGAGATGAGCGCTCACAGCGGGATTGGGGAGCCATCTGACCTGGGCAGGGGCTGTGGGAGTGGCGGCAGCGGTGCAGGAGGGATGAAGGGGGAGACGGAGTTTGGGACTGCGCAGGGGGAGTGTCTGATGGGGGCAGGAGAGTTGGAAGAGCCCCTGTCTGCTCACCTCTCAAGGAAGACTGCCATCATGAGCCAGTTTGAGAGCAAGGCCCTGGGACTGGATAAAGCCATCCTGCATAGCATCGACTGCTGTG CATCGGATGAAACCAAACGCAAGATGTACAGCTCCATCCTGGTCGTGGGAGGAGGGCTAATGTTTCACGGCGCTCAGGAGTTCCTGCTTCATCGCATCATCAACAAGATGCCGCCCTCGTTCAGAAGGCTGGTAGACAACGTGGAAGTTATAACGCGGCCAAAG GACATGGACCCTCGGCTGATATCGTGGAAGGGCGGAGCAGTGCTGGCGTGTCTTGACACCACCCAGGAGATGTGGATCCACCAGAGGGAGTGGCAGCGCTTTGGTGTCCGGATGCTGCGTGAGAGAGCTGCCTTTGTCTGGTGA
- the actr8 gene encoding actin-related protein 8 isoform X2 — protein sequence MTQAEKEQDNGKEKEKERDKEKEKEQQRGVKRPIAPPAIPDPLQEQIQSNFIIVIHPGSRTLRIGRATDTLPITIPHVIARRHKQTGQPKYEDAWLLRDGLNKAESNEQRQNGLKMVEQAIWSKKMSNGVRRTPVSAEQARSYNCQIRPAVLDSSSRVKWTHTGHQPPHLVGEEALYVNPSDCYNIHWPIVRGQLNVHAGPGGSLTAVLADLETIWSHVIQKQLEIPLKDLKYYRCILLVPDIYNRPHIKEVVNMLLLNMGFSAIIVHQESVCATFGSGCSSACVVDVGDHKTSLCCVEDGVSHRNSRLCLAYGGSDVTRTFFWLLQRAGFPYRDCQLSSRLDCQLLQNLKETFCHLNQDISGLKDHEFQTRFPEAPALLYQVRLGDEKLQASMGLFYPTTFGIVGQKMTSLQYRSQGDSEDPHDEHYLLATQSKQDQSSKSAADRKGISRPGMGLDGEMSAHSGIGEPSDLGRGCGSGGSGAGGMKGETEFGTAQGECLMGAGELEEPLSAHLSRKTAIMSQFESKALGLDKAILHSIDCCASDETKRKMYSSILVVGGGLMFHGAQEFLLHRIINKMPPSFRRLVDNVEVITRPKDMDPRLISWKGGAVLACLDTTQEMWIHQREWQRFGVRMLRERAAFVW from the exons ATGACTCAGGCTGAGAAAGAGCAGGACAACgggaaggagaaagaaaaagaaagggacaaggagaaagagaaggagcaACAACGCGGGGTGAAAAGACCCATCGCTCCCCCTGCCATCCCGGATCCCCTTCAGGAG cAAATACAGAGCAATTTTATCATTGTAATTCATCCTGGTTCAAGGACACTCCGCATTGGGCGAGCTACGGACACACTTCCCATTACAATTCCTCATGTGATCGCTCGCAGACACAAGCAAACTGGACAGCCCAAATATGAAGATGCCTGGTTGTTGAGAGATGGTCTAAAT AAAGCAGAGAGTAATGAGCAGAGACAGAATGGACTCAAAATGGTTGAACAGGCCATCTGGTCCAAGAAGATGTCCAATGGAGTGCGGAGGACACCGGTGTCCGCTGAACAG gcCAGGTCTTATAACTGTCAGATCCGTCCGGCAGTACTGGACAGCAGCTCCAGGGTCAAGTGGACCCACACCGGCCACCAGCCTCCTCATCTGGTGGGAGAGGAG GCTCTTTATGTAAATCCATCTGACTGTTACAACATCCACTGGCCTATAGTCAGAGGTCAGCTTAATGTGCATGCCGGTCCCGGAGGCTCACTGACCGCCGTCCTGGCTGACCTCGAGACGATCTGGAGTCATGTTATTCAGAAGCAACTCGAGATCCCCCTTAAAGACCTAAAG TATTACAGATGCATCCTGCTGGTCCCCGACATCTACAACAGGCCGCACATCAAAGAAGTTGTCAACATGCTGCTGCTTAATATGGGCTTCTCAG CGATCATCGTGCACCAGGAGTCGGTGTGTGCTACATTTGGCAGTGGGTGCAGTAGTGCTTGTGTGGTGGATGTTGGCGACCACAAGACCAGTCTGTGCTGTGTAGAGGATGGAGTTTCCCACCGAAATTCCAG ACTGTGTTTGGCATATGGCGGCTCAGATGTGACCCGCACTTTCTTCTGGCTCCTGCAGAGGGCGGGCTTTCCTTACAGAGACTGTCAGCTGTCCAGCAGACTGGACTGTCAGCTCCTGCAAAACCTCAAGGAGACCTTCTGCCATCTGaaccaa GACATATCAGGACTAAAAGATCATGAATTTCAGACACGTTTCCCAGAAGCCCCAGCTCTTCTCTATCAGGTTCGACTAGGGGATGAGAAATTACAG GCATCCATGGGTCTTTTCTACCCAACCACATTTGGCATCGTAGGTCAGAAGATGACATCACTTCAGTACCGTTCCCAAGGCGATTCGGAGGATCCTCATGATGAACACTACCTGCTGGCTACACAGAGCAAACAGGACCAG TCCTCCAAATCTGCTGCAGACCGGAAGGGTATTTCCAGGCCCGGTATGGGTCTGGATGGTGAGATGAGCGCTCACAGCGGGATTGGGGAGCCATCTGACCTGGGCAGGGGCTGTGGGAGTGGCGGCAGCGGTGCAGGAGGGATGAAGGGGGAGACGGAGTTTGGGACTGCGCAGGGGGAGTGTCTGATGGGGGCAGGAGAGTTGGAAGAGCCCCTGTCTGCTCACCTCTCAAGGAAGACTGCCATCATGAGCCAGTTTGAGAGCAAGGCCCTGGGACTGGATAAAGCCATCCTGCATAGCATCGACTGCTGTG CATCGGATGAAACCAAACGCAAGATGTACAGCTCCATCCTGGTCGTGGGAGGAGGGCTAATGTTTCACGGCGCTCAGGAGTTCCTGCTTCATCGCATCATCAACAAGATGCCGCCCTCGTTCAGAAGGCTGGTAGACAACGTGGAAGTTATAACGCGGCCAAAG GACATGGACCCTCGGCTGATATCGTGGAAGGGCGGAGCAGTGCTGGCGTGTCTTGACACCACCCAGGAGATGTGGATCCACCAGAGGGAGTGGCAGCGCTTTGGTGTCCGGATGCTGCGTGAGAGAGCTGCCTTTGTCTGGTGA